In a single window of the Mustela nigripes isolate SB6536 chromosome 17, MUSNIG.SB6536, whole genome shotgun sequence genome:
- the LOC132005902 gene encoding ret finger protein-like 4A, with translation MAAHLQDSSRCPVCLTYLEVPVYLKCGFACCLHCFDSLQREPGKEGFRCPSCSALSQRKDLRPGTHLGRLVSRIRELEPQLKAVLHMNPNVHKFQVEVTLDVDTANHYLIISEDLRSVCSGYCKQTRSAGAQRFDYALCVLGSPGFPSGRHYWEVDVGMSKAWDVGVCRDSADRQGPILLSAELGFWTVGLRKDLFQASTRPVTMLSVSPRLHRLGIFLDMNLGTVSFYHVSDGAHIFTFTGIPAVGPLRPFFAPGSPTTDGQGFLRICPVRNPAAASCSPVGLDTEHSF, from the exons ATGGCCGCACACTTGCAAGACTCAAGCAGGTGTCCTGTGTGCCTGACTTACCTGGAGGTGCCCGTGTACCTGAAGTGTGGCTTCGCCTGCTGCCTCCACTGCTTCGATTCCCTACAGAGGGAGCCCGGCAAGGAGGGTTTCCGGTGTCCCTCCTGCTCCGCACTCTCTCAGAGGAAGGACCTCAGGCCAGGCACGCATCTTGGGAGGCTGGTCTCCAGGATCAGGGAGTTGGAGCCCCAGCTGAAAGCCGTTCTGCACATGAACCCAAACGTGCACAAGTTCCAAG TGGAGGTGACCCTGGATGTTGACACTGCCAACCACTACCTCATCATTTCTGAGGACCTGAGGAGTGTCTGCTCTGGGTATTGCAAACAGACCCGGAGCGCTGGGGCCCAGAGGTTCGACTATGCTCTCTGCGTCCTGGGATCCCCTGGGTTCCCCTCTGGCCGCCACTACTGGGAGGTGGACGTGGGGATGAGCAAGGCCTGGGATGTGGGTGTTTGCAGAGACTCCGCTGACCGGCAAGGGCCCATTCTACTGTCCGCAGAGCTTGGCTTCTGGACAGTGGGCTTGAGAAAAGATCTCTTCCAAGCCAGCACCAGACCTGTGACCATGCTCTCAGTGAGCCCCCGCTTACACCGACTAGGGATTTTCCTGGACATGAATCTTGGCACCGTTTCTTTTTATCACGTGAGCGATGGAGCCCACATTTTCACCTTCACTGGAATCCCTGCTGTGGGGCCGCTGCGTCCGTTTTTTGCTCCCGGGAGTCCCACCACGGATGGTCAAGGCTTCCTGAGAATCTGTCCTGTGAGGAATCCAGCTGCTGCCAGTTGCTCTCCAGTGGGCTTGGATACAGAACACAGTTTCTAG